One genomic window of Anoplolepis gracilipes chromosome 5, ASM4749672v1, whole genome shotgun sequence includes the following:
- the Nocte gene encoding uncharacterized protein Nocte isoform X1, translating into MSTLSGIVSKGEKGKSKFQSLDINSLYRVSRGESLEPHQQKNTLPRKHGMQSLGKVPSARRPPANLPSLKSETSSSDPAVSLVPSGGSGWATTKDSTSSTTTTTTVVTSLDNTTTVSSTAQCTAGTTVSTSLHSLLPGQQNVSQAPFLDQTNNKSSWSAIMSRSGDGTPIVAAVVGYAGLVGGAKGARGALGLSFLAHQSPQFQHEFPSLSGQPSASVSTQSQIQQSSTTSNAISVAVHHSLLQQQPYSHNHSGGTPGNQQQSNRELNAQYGPGPSLRPQTEGSWIQGGSRTASGAAPATSAGPGNGNTPGGQGLPLNIPVSGGHTQEGPGGGRQNLAQSPNMGAAPAGQHNSVNNQGSAPSSGQIGPNLHHFRGLIPPFMYRSNFPGGFPPQFSSNSGSNSPRPRFNHPLDRFPPPQRERVPEEEILTRPIIKEEDLTRMDDISRDAGWAAHDDIDYNQKLAFSDDEPEPETSKNDEKKDIKEKKSDDNAEEKEKSRDNPRDSKELREPPHRPWTQPSMNRDYRGSNGASGSGGYNNQSQLHSVHSLRGVEDDETWNERRRIKVEVASVVERARLRKEEEEKRFQESTKQAAAKKLQDLEQKMKEKQAKHKDEERTQSGESKSLISVPPVPLPIPEWEREKENRERESRERERERSRTSSEGKDEKIIASGRETRDNLARESRDQGLADFRQNDRQTFLRQQDTVRSERERERDRDQRDSRDREQPAFSRHFQNNLPPRFQKQQAERSGANFNRISPNAERPASQSVPFSQQYDPSRWLHNYNSLIDSSMKQSMPPQRRNRTDSDASVPLDDERPPSRDHRSGGAPPSREDRYRHSSHRSYDSRKPGGYYDEYNRNFRDYDYDDRHSRDSWERERHFDDKERDSKDNLDSRDSRDNRDGKDSRPTSRDARDVRDIRDRDNKEKKDYDSYSKDSFDEREQRERSESSEWREERNAGQDRQLESRRDAPKEERSERPQRPDSRDSRASRESKTSLRDDELHKLRDCNSWVSEVSDYEEKKRDLLYHEEVRERERDRRQPPGPVTKEKIEADELKNEKRSLTQLKRGSSDLQDKKDQPKESSIETKKDTDVWNRKTERSSESRQIERGDNSPKAWADAISPTFEKEEEKIAEVTKESKESDEIKQNLLDKPTLEKREEAIEDVKEQVKDEKREKNTRNRTSSGSSNSRIRESRGGRQWGGTFSVFTRWRGPESRGRRGGPRPAAGKSGMSAKSGSYGHTDSENSADEISGSTESGKEDKRSARSPKPSQKVEKEERNREVSRRDDKRGTETYSQARSEKRGYDGKPSHEAFAPSGEPSRRGRGGGFRIRNTATGGRMEGYGPPSSKSPFSSERNADEKHQQNAGRQNPSTPTSEKEANLLQSAPVESTDDKIIAKQQALTAGITGRRNKSPSQQTQQASNKQEANQVANVLSQKTQIRKEESRSKRTRSGSRRGRDTREARSRGSSSNVSKQPQSDVGNEDWETTSENSEEHIEDHKDSRNSRNKHFGGRPIQATNQNAIGANPHSRRSEQSATNAREQREKNPKSSNPASRAPGAEKRNLQNAGFGAQKNHNTDGIPPLMQNTQIQNGGRSRSQSSTNSGAISNKSSNKDSMVNRIDEIKLTDPNLVNQALNDLSKKNQITKDKKLMDSEMEANSCTEDTANATAEDKVDADGFQEVRSKKNVKESRHNQKEETKPVKRDKEKERERDRSKSKSNGSQQVLQQQVQNIPPLLGQNIPQPANIPQKREYDNRNSRNPRLAPRFQRLVKQQQQQMCATDASDMNKLNSSGNNYAKDSSSNPAPPPTVNAWDKPFTSQLRSNSPSAVPTDIQLMSSLTTQNDHSHEGNEANSGHSSQRNSPSGEKTVKNLKETLTEKNVVSDVSSPPVQTLIFENTNYSKTTKTTGPTDLAVKSKFSNHIKTQQQRAEKRAEMEEEGNSQVQQHPQQPALSVAFPNKPNDLIKDKNQEPIQMPLSFNKNEDNADMKLDFTFDSDLSQLTEDKTKSLGMPRSMHMTGGQSTISPSTAELNLKIASVKKVWENAPPMPTVVEHEDGSGVVGSATSFPQAFESGDVDDSYSPHQQYNQNNMKSEITTSTNVCKLVPPQVKPQQQSSGSSGTQPGSTVPGPSPIGAGQSPIGHPPVSLQGPLSPPPFNSTGQPSHINYQEFPQYPGSQAAQYGGMSAIPSPPAVLFNTGSGQLPAQAGGLYGAFQLDQSRSPFTQYAPYAPSLQSSFSQQNVYLQQPPPPPPHAPNAPTPEMYQNNLSQYRITAAAAPPFGQNQQLSNNPNTVLISSSSNSLMSASVKPSSQPIGAIGTKAPHFQTPSAPQPNQLAYIPYDPNQVLGVSGSYLNNSQLVQRPGPNVQASANSYYSATSADVFPGSQTGFYQSGGATQQTGTHYGLQGFGQHNQSLATGNATPVGLQNYGPSFLSSSGLQIAAAAQQFRNPTGGLPGPGNAAPTFLSKHQPQEQSRQLKSPSGNQQDVLASVFGSTSQIPSPKSRNCKQQSSSQQPQPSPTQHHKYQQYQGVSQSALVSSYNNYVLQQNVRGMGMPPRAGIQPSQQRYPPPIQRPVVPFAPGPNPNNPTQQQPACMPTQQQQQTQINRHRPNIHQQQQQQRNMKMQQQYYSSQGNVKMDSNDKADNHNDKINDGPSGTQPVGNKSNVNQQDSDNNKEEVNQQNE; encoded by the exons ATGTCTACTCTGTCAGGGATTGTGTCGAAGGGGGAGAAAGGAAAATCCAAGTTTCAATCACTAGATATCAATAGCTTGTATCGGGTGAGTAGG GGTGAATCTTTGGAACCGCATCagcaaaaaaatacattaccgcGCAAACATGGAATGCAAAGTCTTGGAAAGGTGCCTTCGGCACGGCGTCCTCCTGCTAATCTGCCCAGTTTAAAAAGCGAAACTAGCAGCAGTGATCCAGCTGTCAGTCTTGTGCCAAGTGGAGGAAGTGGTTGGGCTACTACTAAGGATTCGACATCGTCGACCACTACTACTACCACAGTAGTAACTTCACTTGATAACACTACt acTGTTTCTTCAACAGCACAATGCACAGCAGGAACCACTGTTTCAACATCTCTGCACTCGTTACTACCGGGACAACAAAATGTATCACAAGCTCCTTTTTTGGATCAAACAAACAACAAATCATCATGGAGCGCTATTATGAGCAGATCAGGAGATG GTACGCCCATTGTGGCAGCAGTGGTTGGTTACGCGGGGCTCGTGGGGGGCGCAAAGGGGGCAAGAGGTGCCCTTGGACTGAGTTTCCTCGCTCACCAGTCCCCGCAGTTCCAACACGAGTTTCCCAGTCTCAGCGGACAGCCTTCCGCCTCCGTCTCCACTCAGAGCCAGATTCAACAGTCCTCAACAACATCCAATGCGATCTCAGTCGCAGTCCATCATTCGTTACTGCAGCAACAGCCGTACTCCCACAACCACTCAG GTGGCACGCCGGGAAATCAACAGCAATCGAATCGAGAATTAAATGCGCAATACGGTCCAGGACCAAGCCTACGTCCACAAA CCGAAGGAAGTTGGATTCAAGGCGGAAGTCGCACGGCAAGTGGCGCAGCACCAGCAACATCAGCTGGTCCCGGAAATGGGAATACTCCGGGGGGCCAGGGCCTCCCTTTAAATATACCTGTTTCAGGAGGACACACCCAAGAGGGACCCGGTGGAGGGCGGCAGAACTTGGCCCAATCGCCCAACATGGGCGCGGCCCCGGCAGGCCAGCATAATTCCGTAAATAATCAAGGCTCTGCGCCTTCTTCTGGTCAAATTGGGCCGAATCTGCATCACTTTCGGGGACTTATCCCGCCATTT ATGTATAGATCAAATTTTCCTGGTGGATTTCCTCCgcaattttcatcaaattctGGATCCAACAGCCCCCGACCTAGATTTAATCATCCCCTGGATCGATTTCCACCTCCTCAACGTGAGCGTGTACCCGAGGAAGAGATTCTGACTAGACCTATTATCAAGGAAGAAGATCTTACTCGTATGGATGATATTTCACGTGATGCAGGATGGGCTGCGCACGATGATATTGATTATAACCAAAAATTGGCCTTTAGCGACGATGAACCTGAACCAGAAACATcgaaaaatgatgaaaaaaaagatatcaagGAGAAAAAGAGCGACGATAATGcggaggagaaggagaaatCTCGAGACAATCCTCGAGACTCGAAGGAACTTCGAGAACCGCCGCATCGTCCTTGGACTCAACCTTCTATGAATCGCGATTATCGTGGATCAAATGGCGCGAGTGGTAGTGGAGGCTACAACAATCAATCACAATTGCACTCTGTACATTCTTTGAGAG GTGTCGAAGACGACGAGACGTGGAACGAAAGACGTAGAATCAAAGTTGAAGTTGCGTCCGTTGTCGAACGTGCACGGTTGcgcaaagaagaagaagaaaaacgtTTCCAAGAATCGACAAAACAAGCGGcagcaaaaaaattacaggACTTGGAGCAAAAGATGAAAGAGAAACAAGCGAAACACAAAGACGAGGAACGCACACAGTCGGGCGAATCTAAAAGCTTGATCAGTGTCCCACCTGTACCTCTTCCTATACCTGAATgggaaagggagaaagagaatagGGAACGAGAGAGTAGAGAACGAGAGCGTGAAAGATCTCGTACTTCGTCCGAAGGAAAGGATGAGAAAATTATTGCATCTGGACGCGAAACCCGCGATAATCTTGCGAGAGAAAGCCGAGATCAAGGACTGGCGGACTTTCGTCAGAATGATCGGCAGACTTTCTTACGGCAACAGGACACAGTGCGCAGTGAGCGCGAAAGAGAACGCGATCGCGATCAAAGAGACTCGCGAGATCGCGAACAACCGGCATTTTCTCGacattttcagaataatttacCACCTAGATTTCAAAAGCAGCAAGCAGAGAGAAGCGGTGCAAATTTCAATCGAATTTCACCCAATGCGGAAAGACCTGCTTCGCAATCTGTTCCATTCTCCCAGCAATATGATCCTAGCAGATGGCTTCATAATTACAACTCATTGA tagaTAGTAGTATGAAGCAGTCCATGCCACCGCAACGTCGTAACAGAACTGATTCTGACGCATCGGTACCATTGGACGATGAACGGCCTCCGTCTCGAGATCATCGCAGTGGTGGTGCGCCGCCATCGAGGGAGGATCGTTATCGGCATTCTTCGCATCGATCCTACGACAGTCGCAAACCCGGCGGTTATTACGATGAATATAACCGTAATTTCAGAGATTACGATTATGACGATAGACATTCTCGTGACTCTTGGGAACGTGAGAGACATTTTGATGATAAAGAACGAGATTCGAAAGACAATTTGGACTCGAGAGATAGTCGAGACAATCGTGATGGCAAAGATTCTCGTCCTACCAGCCGTGATGCTCGAGACGTCAGAGATATACGCGACCGAGATAACAAAGAGAAGAAGGATTATGATAGTTATTCAAAg GATTCTTTCGATGAGCGAGAACAAAGGGAGCGTTCCGAAAGTTCAGAGTGGCGTGAAGAACGTAACGCGGGACAAGACAGACAACTGGAAAGTCGTCGTGATGCGCCCAAGGAAGAGCGCAGCGAACGCCCACAAAGACCAGATTCGCGCGACAGTCGCGCTTCCAGAGAGTCGAAAACATCTTTACGCGATGACGAGTTGCATAAATTACGCGATTGCAATTCTTGGGTGAGTGAAGTGTCCGATTATGAGGAAAAGAAACGAGACTTGTTATATCACGAGGAAGttagggaaagagaaagagatagaaggCAACCGCCTGGTCCAGttacgaaagaaaaaattgaagcCGATGAATTGAAGAACGAGAAGCGTAGTCTGACTCAATTGAAGAGAGGCAGTTCTGATCTTCAAGATAAGAAAGATCAGCCAAAGGAAAGTTCTATCGAGACGAAAAAAGATACAGATGTGTGGAATAGAAAAACAGAGCGCTCTTCAGAAAGCAGACAGATTGAGAGAGGTGATAATTCACCAAAGGCATGGGCCGACGCAATATCGCcaacttttgaaaaagaagaggaaaaaatagCAGAGGTTACTAAAGAAAGCAAAGAAAGTGATGAAATTAAGCAAAATTTATTGGATAAGCCAACTttggagaagagagaagaagctATCGAAGATGTTAAAGAGCAAGTCAAAGATGAGAAGCGAGAGAAGAATACACGTAATAGAACAAGTAGCGGTAGCTCTAATTCTAGAATTCGTGAATCTCGTGGCGGACGTCAGTGGGGAGGAACTTTCAGTGTTTTCACTCGTTGGCGTGGCCCGGAGTCTAGAGGACGAAGAGGCGGGCCACGACCCGCTGCTGGTAAGTCTGGAATGTCCGCAAAAAGCGGTTCCTATGGGCATACCGATTCCGAAAACAGTGCTGATGAGATATCCGGCTCCACTGAATCTGGAAAGGAGGACAAACGATCCGCTCGCTCTCCGAAGCCGTCCCAGAAAGTCGAGAAGGAGGAGCGCAATCGCGAGGTGTCAAGACGAGATGATAAGCGAGGCACCGAAACATACTCTCAAGCGCGCAGTGAGAAGAGAGGGTACGACGGAAAACCCAGCCATGAGGCTTTCGCACCGTCAGGCGAACCCTCCCGTCGTGGTAGAGGTGGTGGTTTTCGTATTCGAAACACGGCAACGGGTGGCCGCATGGAAGGTTATGGACCGCCGTCCAGCAAGAGTCCATTTTCGTCGGAACGTAATGCGGACGAGAAACATCAACAAAATGCCGGACGGCAAAATCCGTCGACCCCAACCTCCGAGAAAGAAGCAAACCTTTTGCAATCCGCGCCAGTCGAGTCTACTGATGACAAGATAATCGCGAAGCAACAGGCGCTTACGGCGGGTATTACAGGCAGACGTAATAAATCCCCGAGTCAACAAACTCAACAGGCCTCTAATAAACAAGAAGCGAATCAAGTCGCCAATGTTCTATCCCAAAAGACGCAAATACGAAAAGAAGAGTCGCGTTCCAAGAGAACTCGTAGTGGAAGTAGAAGA gGAAGAGATACTCGTGAAGCTCGTTCACGTGGCAGTAGCAGCAATGTGTCGAAGCAGCCCCAATCGGATGTAGGTAATGAGGATTGGGAAACTACGTCGGAAAATAGCGAAGAGCATATAGAGGATCACAAGGACTCGCGTAACAGTCGCAACAAGCATTTTGGTGGACGACCTATTCAAGCTACAAACCAGAATGCTATTGGTGCAAATCCGCATTCGCGTAGGAGCGAACAATCTGCGACAAATGCCAGAGAGCAACGTGAGAAAAATCCCAAGTCTTCCAATCCGGCGTCGCGAGCCCCAGGAGCGGAGAAACGGAATCTGCAGAACGCCGGCTTTGGGGCTCAGAAAAATCACAATACTGATGGCATACCGCCCTTGATGCAAAATACGCAGATACAGAATGGCGGAAGGTCTAGAAGTCAAAGTTCAACTAACAGCGGCGCAATCTCAAATAAATCGAGTAACAAAGATAGTATGGTTAATCGTatcgatgaaataaaattgaccgATCCGAACCTCGTGAATCAAGCGCTAAACGATCTCAGTAAAAAGAATCAGATAACGAAAGATAAGAAGCTAATGGATTCAGAAATGGAAGCCAACAGCTGCACCGAGGACACTGCGAATGCGACAGCAGAGGATAAAGTAGACGCCGACGGTTTCCAGGAAGTACGTTCTAAGAAGAACGTGAAAGAATCGAGACATAATCAGAAGGAGGAAACGAAGCCGGTTAAGAGAGACAAGGAGAAGGAACGCGAACGCGATCGCTCGAAATCAAAGTCGAACGGATCGCAGCAAGTTTTACAACAACAGGTACAAAATATTCCACCCTTGCTTGGTCAAAATATTCCTCAACCGGCAAACATACCTCAGAAGCGGGAATATGACAACAGAAATTCCAGAAATCCAAGACTAGCTCCGCGTTTCCAACGTCTGGTGAaacaacagcaacagcagATGTGTGCGACTGATGCGAGTGACATGAATAAGCTAAATAGTTCCGGGAACAATTATGCCAAGGATTCGTCTAGCAATCCTGCGCCACCACCGACGGTCAATGCTTGGGATAAACCTTTTACTAGCCAATTACGTTCGAATTCTCCGTCCGCAGTTCCTACGGACATTCAGCTGATGTCGAGTTTAACAACTCAAAACGATCACAGTCACGAAGGTAATGAAGCTAATTCCGGACATAGCAGCCAACGAAATTCTCCGAGCGGTGAGAAGACGGTGAAAAATCTGAAGGAGACTCTGACGGAGAAGAATGTCGTGTCTGATGTATCTTCGCCTCCCGTGCAGACATTGATCTTCGAGAATACGAATTATTCAAAGACCACAAAGACGACCGGACCAACGGATCTGGCGGTGAAGTCAAAGTTCTCGAATCATATTAAGACGCAACAGCAGCGAGCCGAAAAGCGTGCAGAAATGGAAGAAGAAGGCAACAGTCAGGTGCAACAACATCCACAGCAACCAGCGCTTTCCGTCGCTTTCCCCAATAAACCGAATGATCTGATAAAGGATAAGAATCAGGAACCTATTCAAATGCCATTATCGTTTAATAAAAACGAGGACAATGCTGACATGAAGTTGGACTTTACATTTGACTCGGATCTTTCACAATTGACGGAGGACAAGACTAAAAGCTTGGGCATGCCGCGCTCCATGCATATGACCGGCGGTCAGAGCACGATATCGCCATCGACCGCGGAGCTCAACCTGAAAATCGCATCCGTGAAGAAGGTTTGGGAAAACGCACCACCGATGCCGACTGTGGTCGAACATGAAGACGGCAGCGGTGTGGTTGGGAGCGCGACCAGCTTCCCGCAGGCGTTTGAAAGCGGCGATGTTGATGATAGTTACAGCCCGCATCAGCAATACAATCAAAACAATATGAAAAGCGAAATCACAACTTCTACAAATGTGTGCAAG CTGGTTCCCCCGCAGGTGAAGCCGCAGCAACAATCTTCGGGGAGCAGCGGTACGCAACCGGGATCTACCGTGCCTGGGCCAAGTCCCATCGGAGCCGGTCAGAGTCCTATTGGTCACCCTCCCGTTAGTCTTCAAGGTCCTCTAAGTCCACCTCCATTCAATTCTACAGGCCAGCCCTCACACATCAACTATCAG gagTTCCCGCAATATCCTGGTTCACAAGCGGCGCAATACGGTGGCATGTCTGCCATACCGTCGCCACCGGCGGTATTATTCAACACAGGTTCGGGACAATTGCCGGCTCAAGCCGGCGGTTTATACGGAGCGTTTCAATTGGATCAAAGCCGATCACCGTTTACGCAGTACGCGCCGTACGCTCCATCCCTCCAGAGCTCGTTCAGCCAGCAAAACGTATACCTGCAGcaaccgccaccgccaccgcctcACGCACCGAATGCTCCCACACCGGaaatgtatcagaacaatttGTCTCAATATCGCATC aCTGCGGCAGCTGCTCCCCCGTTTGGACAAAATCAACAACTCAGCAACAATCCTAATACAGTACTTATCAGCTCATCGTCAAATTCTCTGATGTCAGCGAGTGTCAAACCGTCATCTCAACCAATCGGAGCTATCGGAACTAAAGCTCCGCATTTCCAAACTCCATCTGCTCCTCAACCTAATCAG ttGGCTTATATACCATACGATCCAAATCAAGTGCTTGGTGTGAGCGGCAGTTACTTGAACAATTCGCAACTAGTACAGAGACCTGGTCCAAATGTTCAAGCATCTGCTAATAGTTACTACAGTGCCACATCTGCCG atgtgTTTCCTGGATCGCAAACGGGCTTTTACCAATCTGGCGGTGCTACTCAACAAACTGGAACTCATTACGGTTTGCAAGGATTTGGCCAGCATAACCAAAGTCTGGCAACGGGTAACGCAACTCCTGTTGGTCTACAAAACTATGGCCCCAGTTTTTTGTCTAGTTCAGGATTGCAAATAGCAGCGGCAGCTCAACAATTTCGCAATCCCACTGGTGGTTTACCAGGACCAGGAAATGCAGCCCCGACATTTCTTAGTAAGCACCAACCGCAGGAGCAATCAAGACAATTGAAGAGCCCGTCGGGAAATCAACAAGATGTGCTTGCATCAGTTTTTGGCTCGA cATCTCAAATACCGTCACCTAAATCGAGAAATTGCAAACAACAATCTTCGTCGCAACAACCACAGCCAAGTCCTACACAACATCACAAGTATCAACAATATCAGGGCGTTAGCCAGTCTGCTCTGGTAAGCAGCTACAATAACTAC GTTTTGCAACAGAATGTACGTGGAATGGGTATGCCGCCTCGTGCTGGCATTCAACCATCGCAACAGCGTTACCCACCTCCAATACAACGACCTGTAGTACCATTTGCACCAGGCCCAAATCCGAATAATCCCACACAACAGCAGCCTGCTTGTATGCCAACGCAACAGCAGCAACAAACTCAAATTAATCGTCATAGACCAAATATAcatcagcagcagcaacagcagcgtAACATGAAGATGCAACAACAATATTACTCATCGCAAG GAAACGTTAAGATGGATTCAAATGATAAAGCTGATAATCATAATGATAAGATAAATGATGGCCCCTCTGGAACACAGCCTGTAGGTAACAAGTCCAATGTGAACCAGCAAGACAGTGATAACAATAAGGAGGAAGTGAATCAGCAAAACGAGTGA